Within the Natranaeroarchaeum sulfidigenes genome, the region TGGTCGTGTTCGAACAGGGTGAGTGGGTTTCCTACGCCGCGTGTGGGATGCCGTACTACGTGAAAGGCGAGGTCGACGAGCTCGACGATCTCGTCGCGGTCGAGCCCGAGACGTTTCGGGACAAGCGTGACGTCGACCTCAGAACGGGCCACGAGGTCGTCGGCATCGATCCGACGGCACAGACCGTCACCGTCAGTACGGACGAGGAGACGTTCGTCCAGCCCTACCACTCGCTTTTGATCGGGACGGGCGCGCGAGCGATCGAGCCGCCGTTCGACGGCCTCGATCTGGACGGCGTGTTCACGCTCCGGAGCATGGACGAGGCTGCGGCGATCCAGCGCTACGTCTCGGACGCGAAGCCAGCCAGTGCAGCGATCGTCGGCGGGGGTTACGTCGGCGTCGAGATGGCCGAGGCCCTCACCGAGCGGGGACTCGATGTCTCGATCTACGAGATGCTCCCGCGCACTCTCCAGCCGTTCGGCGAGGAGACGGCCCGGACCGTCGAAGATCACCTCCGGGAGCACGGTGTCGATCTTCACCTCGACACGGCCGTAGAAGGGTTCATCGGTGAGGAGACGGTCGCGGGGATCGAGCACGATGGCGGCGTCGACGACACCGACCTCGTCATCGTCGGTGTGGGCGTCGCTCCGAACGTCGAGCTTGCCGAGCAGGCCGGGATCGAACTCGGCCCGACCGGCGCAATCGCGACCGACGAGTACGGTCGGACGAACTACGCGGATGTGTACGCTGCCGGGGATTGCGCCGAAGCGACTAACGTTGTCACCGGCGATCCCGATCACGTCCCACTGGCACTCACCGCCAACCGTGCCGGGCGGGCGATCGGGACCACGGTCGCGGGCGACCCAACCGAGACCGGCGGGACGGCCGGGACGGCGATCGTCAAGGCGTTCGATCTCGGCGCGGCTCGGACAGGGGTACTCAACGAGGAACAGGCCCGTGAGGCCGGCTTCGACCCCGTCGCGGTGACGATCGATGCACCGACGCGCCCACACTACTATCCGGGCGGCTCGGAACTCACGGTGACGCTCGTCGCCGATCGGGGGACAAGTCAGGTATTAGGGGCCAGCATGGTCGGCGGGGACGGCGTCAAGCGGATCGACACCGTCGCAACCGCCCTCGGCTCCGGGCTCACCGTCACGGAACTGCAAAACCTCGATCTCGCCTACGCGCCGCCGTTCAGTCCGGTCTGGGACCCAGTGCTCACGGCCGCGAAAGTGCTTGCCGGAAAACTGTAGGCTGCTATTCGTCGCTCATGCCGCCGAACACTGCCTCTGCATCCGCCGGTACGTCGAAGTCGTGGTAGTGCTCTCCTTTCTCCTTCGAGAGAATATTGAGCGCCGCTGCTGCGCCATCACCGACAGAGATCGCCGCTTGCCACTCCTCGGCGCGGGGCATCGCGCCGGTCGCATAGGCGTCCTCGACGCTGGTTTCCATCGTAATGTCGACTGCAACTGTACCGTCGTCGTCGAATTCGCAACCGAGGTCCTCTGCGAGGTCGCGGTTGGCTCCGGTCGCAAGTACGACGTAGTCCGCCTGTATCTCGTCCTCCACGGTCGTTACCGTGAACCCGTCCCCGTTCTCGGAGATTGTTGTTACTTCTTCACCCTGTCGGCGGTCGACACCGAAGTCGTCGACCTGCTGTCGGGCCGTCGCCATGAACTCGCTGCCGCCGACCGAGCCGATACCGAGGTAGTTGAACAGATGTGCCTTGTGCATCCACGTCTCGTCAGTATCGAAGACGACGGCGTCCAGTCCGTTTTTTCGTACGAAAAGGGCTGCGCTGAGTCCCGCTGGTCCACCGCCGACGATTACTACGTTCGTCATACCGTCTTTATGGTAGATACCTACTTTAACGTGGCAGTAACACTCACCGTACCGGTGTGTTGCGATCACCACGAGTGTACAGCGGTAAAACACGTTTTAACGATCGTTCCAGCCGGAAACCACGGAAGAAGGGGTCCGGCACCCACGATGAGATCCAACAAGCGGCGAATCGCCAGTAGTAAAACCGCGTGGTACCTACGACGTGGCGTACAATGACCGTCACCCTCGACACCTATCTCGTGACACAGGAAGATCTCTCGGCGGGCCGAAGTACGACCGAGATCGTCGATGCTGCAATCGCTGGCGGCATCGATATCGTACAGGTCCGAGAGAAACACCGGAGCGCGGCCGAGCAGCTCGCGATCGCCCGAGAGCTTCGGAAGCCGACCGCCGACGCAGGCGTGGCGCTCGTCGTCAACGACCGTGTCGACGTGGCGGTCGCCGCGGCGGCGGATGGCGTCCACCTCGGCGATAACGACCTTCCCGTGGCCGCAGCCCGTGATCAGCTAGGCGAGGACGCGATTATCGGTCGATCCGTCTCAACCGTCGCCGCCGCCGTAACAGCCGAAGAGAACGGCGCGGACTACCTCGGGGTCGGCGCAATCTACGCGACGAGTTCCAAGGACGTCGACGCGGACGAGCAGGCGATCGGCCTCGACACACTCACGGAGATCGCCGAGGCAGTCGATATCCCGATCGTCGGAATCGGCGGCATCACGCCCGATCGCGCAGCAGATGTGGTCGAGGCAGGGGCCGACGGCGTCGCTGTTATCTCGGCGATCACCGCGGCCGACGATCCGGAGGACGCAACGAGGGCGCTCGCGGAGGCCGTACGGAACGGCAAACGTCAGCGTACTGGGGACACAGCCGTGGAGGGATCGGCATGACAGTTGACCTCGACGACGCGCTCGCAGCAGTCGAAGACGGGTCGCCGCTCGTCAACGCCGTCACGAACAACGTCACCGTCAACGATGTCGCCCAGATAATCCTCCACTGGGGCGGGCTGCCGGTGATGTCCGACGACGAACGCGAGGTCGGCGACATGGTCGCCGCCGCACAGGGCTGTCTGCTCAACATGGGTACCGTCAGCGAGGAAGGGGAAGCGACGATGATCGAGGCGGGCGAGTCCGCGAACGAGAACGGCGTTCCGGTCGTTCTCGACCCCGTCGGTGTCGGCGCGACTCCGACCCGTGACCGGGTCGCCGAACGACTCGCGAGCGAGCTGGACGTCGCCGCCATCAAAGGCAACTACGGTGAGATCACGGCCCTCACAGGCGAGGACGCCGACGTTCGCGGCGTCGAATCCGTCGGCGAGTACAGCGATATCGCGACGACTGCGATTGCCTGTGCCCAGCAGTACGATACCGTCGTCGTCGCCTCAGGGGAGACTGACGTCGTCGCCACCGACCAGGGGGCCTACGAGATCACTGCGGGCCATCCGGATATGGGCACTGTCGTCGGCACCGGCTGTATGCTCGGCGCGTCCGTGGCGACCTTTGCGGGCGCGATCGAGGACGCCGAGGAGGCGACGCTGGCCGCAACCGTGGCGTTCGGGCTGGCCGGCGAGGCCGCGGCGAGCGGCGCGTTCGGCGATGTCCACGGCCCCGGAAGTTATAACGTCGCATTCAAAGATGCCGTCGCCGGGCTACGGGACGCCGAGTACGAACCGGCGGCCGAACGCGTAAAGCAGGTGCTGTCTGCAGATACCTGATGGGAACGGATACCGACGGCCCGATGACGGATGCTGATACCGATCCGGTCGCACTCGTCACCGGAGCCAGCCGCGGGATCGGAGCGGCAACGGCGTCCCGTCTCGCTGAGGAGGGCTACGATCTCGTGCTCGCCGCCAGAACCGAAAGCGATCTTCGGGAGGTGGCAGAGCGGGTCAGTGACGACTCCGGGGTCGAAACGCGAGTCGTGCCGACCGACGTAACCGATCCAGACGCCGTCCAGTCGCTTGTTGACGTCACCCTCGAACGGTTCGACCGCCTCGACGTCGCTGTCGTCAATGCTGGGACAGGCGAGCGGCGGAACCGGCCGATCGACGAGATTCCACTGGAGGAGTACCGTGCGGTCCGGTCGACCAACGTCGACGGTACCTTCTATACGGCGCGCGCGGCGCTCGACCCGCTCCGTGAGTCAGCGGGAACACTCGTGTTCGTCGGCAGTTTCAAAGCGAAATATCCCAGCACGTCGACGCCGGTCTACGCCGCCTCGAAGTGGTGGCTCCGCGGATTCGCTCACAGCCTCGCGGGACGCGTTGGTCCGGACGGGGTCGCAGTCACGCTGGTCAACCCATCGGGCGTCCCGACCGAATTCGCACGCGAGCGCCGCGAGCGGACCAACGCCGAGCGGCTGGATCCCGACGAAGAGATTACTGCCGAGGACGTCGCGGACGCCATCGTCACGGCTGCTAGACAGGACGCTCCGGCTGCAGTCACCGAACTCGATCTCTTCCGGCGCGACATCTATGAGCGGTTCTGATCGCGGTGACCGCTTCCCGGGCAACCGGTTGCCAAAGCCTGATTACGAGCGGGCGACCAGTAGCGGGTAATGGAGACACGCCATCGCATCGTCGTGGGGGACTCCCGGGAGCTCTCCGAACTCGACGACGATTCGGTCGAGCTCGTCGTCACGTCGCCGCCGTATCCGATGGTGGAGATGTGGGACGATCTGTTCGCCGAGCTGCGGCCGGGCATTGGCGAGCGCCTCGACGCGGGTGACGGACAGGGTGCATTCGAGGCGATGCACGACGTGCTCGATGATGTCTGGACGGAGCTCCAGCGGGTGCTCGTCGAGGGCGGGATTGCCTGTATCAACGTCGGCGACGCGACGCGCAAGGTCGACGACAGCTTTCGCGTCTATCCGAACCATTCGCGGATCGTCAGCGCCTTCGAGGCGCTGGGCTTCGAGCCCCTCCCCGAACTGCTCTGGCGCAAGCCCGTCAATTCGGGGACGAAGTTCATGGGCAGTGGAATGGTACCGCCGAACGCCTACGTCACGCTCGAACACGAGTACGTACTCGTCTTTCGGAACGGCGTCGAGAGTCGGTCGTTCGAGCCCGGCGCTGATCGGCGGTACGAGGCGGCGTACTTCTGGGAGGAGCGCAATCAGTGGTTTTCGGACGTCTGGACTGATGTCGCCGGGCGCGGGCAGGCGCTCGACGACGACGAACTCCGGGACCGCTCGGCGGCGTATCCCTTCGAGATCCCGTACCGGCTGATCTCGATGTACAGCGTCTACGGCGACACCGTACTGGATCCGTTCTGGGGGACAGGGACGACGAGCCTCGCCGCAATGGTCGCCGGTCGAAACTCGGTCGGGTACGAACTCGATCGCGAGTTCATCCGTCTGTTCGATGAGCAGATCGGGCGAGTGCCGGAACTCTCGGAATCGATCGGCCGCGAGCGTCTGGATGCTCACCGCCAGTTCGTCGTCGATCGACGGGACGAGGGTGGGAGCTTCGAGTACGAGTCCGACCAGTACGAGTTCCCGGTGATGACGAAACAGGAACAGAAGCTCCGTCTCTACCGGGTAACGGACGTGGCGGAATCCGACGGTACGTACCGTGCGGCGCATCACCCACTCGACGACCGAGCCTGAGACGATACTCTGCAAATCGTATTACGGAACGCCCGATCCGGTAGTAACAACCTGCTTAAACGGGGAGAATTGACAGTCCAGTATGGAACTCGGACTGGTGGCCGGTGTGATCGGCCTGGGCATCGTCCACGGGGTGCTACCGGACCACGGCTGGCCGATCGCAGCGACGTACGCGCTCGACAAGCGACGGAAGTGGCTCCACGGCGTCGCTGCCGGGCTGATCCTCGGGACCGGTCATCTCGTCAGCAGCGTTGCGCTCGTGCTCGCGTACTTCTGGGTGAGTAGATTCGCCGAATTCGCTGAGGGACCATGGATGGGCGTCGTCGCCGGATGCCTGCTGATACTGCTCGGCGTCAACGAGTACGTCAACGGTGGACACGGCGATGGCCACATTCACGACGGCGACCATGATCACGAGGAACACGAAAGCCACCACGAGGAGCACCATCACGATGGTGATCACGACCACCATCACCCGGCTCACCACGACCATGAAGAGGCTGCCGGGATTCTCGGACGGCTCCGCTCGTACCTCCCCGGTGGCGGTGGTCACCAGCATCTCGACGAGACACATGCCGAACAGGGGCTGTTCACGCTCGGCTCGACGGCGCTACTGCTCGGCTTCGCCCACGAGGAGCCGATCCAGATCCTCGCCATCTGTGCGGGGACGACGTTCTGTCTCGAACTGATGCTCATCTACTCGCTGGCCGTAATCGTGGCGATTCTCGCCCCGACCTTACTGCTCATCGCGGGCTACGAACACTACCGGGAAACGGTCGAGCGCTACACGCCGTACCTGCCGACGATTACGGCAATCGTGCTGGTCGCGATGGGGCTAGCGTTCGTGTTCGGCTTTGTCTGATGTATCATCCCGGAATATGTAGACTATCTACAACATTTACCAACATATTCAAAAGATATTTTTGTAACCTTATTCAATAAACAAACGAGATGGATCGTCCGTACACTGTCCTCGATCTGGAGCCCGACGCCGATCAGGAGACCGTCAGATCGGCGTACCGGTCGCTACTAAAGGAGCATCATCCGGATCAGGGTGGTTCGATGGACGCGTTTCTGCGCGTCAAGCGTGCCTACGAGGCGATCCAGAGCCAGCAGGAACGAGCAACTACAACACAGCCGGCATCCTCGAAGACTGCAACGACCGACGGTGGTGCGACGACGCGGACGCAGAACGTCAACTGGCGAC harbors:
- a CDS encoding FAD-dependent oxidoreductase, which gives rise to MDDPFVIIGGDAAGMSAASKAKREAPDLDVVVFEQGEWVSYAACGMPYYVKGEVDELDDLVAVEPETFRDKRDVDLRTGHEVVGIDPTAQTVTVSTDEETFVQPYHSLLIGTGARAIEPPFDGLDLDGVFTLRSMDEAAAIQRYVSDAKPASAAIVGGGYVGVEMAEALTERGLDVSIYEMLPRTLQPFGEETARTVEDHLREHGVDLHLDTAVEGFIGEETVAGIEHDGGVDDTDLVIVGVGVAPNVELAEQAGIELGPTGAIATDEYGRTNYADVYAAGDCAEATNVVTGDPDHVPLALTANRAGRAIGTTVAGDPTETGGTAGTAIVKAFDLGAARTGVLNEEQAREAGFDPVAVTIDAPTRPHYYPGGSELTVTLVADRGTSQVLGASMVGGDGVKRIDTVATALGSGLTVTELQNLDLAYAPPFSPVWDPVLTAAKVLAGKL
- a CDS encoding NAD(P)/FAD-dependent oxidoreductase; translation: MTNVVIVGGGPAGLSAALFVRKNGLDAVVFDTDETWMHKAHLFNYLGIGSVGGSEFMATARQQVDDFGVDRRQGEEVTTISENGDGFTVTTVEDEIQADYVVLATGANRDLAEDLGCEFDDDGTVAVDITMETSVEDAYATGAMPRAEEWQAAISVGDGAAAALNILSKEKGEHYHDFDVPADAEAVFGGMSDE
- the thiE gene encoding thiamine phosphate synthase, which produces MTVTLDTYLVTQEDLSAGRSTTEIVDAAIAGGIDIVQVREKHRSAAEQLAIARELRKPTADAGVALVVNDRVDVAVAAAADGVHLGDNDLPVAAARDQLGEDAIIGRSVSTVAAAVTAEENGADYLGVGAIYATSSKDVDADEQAIGLDTLTEIAEAVDIPIVGIGGITPDRAADVVEAGADGVAVISAITAADDPEDATRALAEAVRNGKRQRTGDTAVEGSA
- the thiM gene encoding hydroxyethylthiazole kinase; its protein translation is MTVDLDDALAAVEDGSPLVNAVTNNVTVNDVAQIILHWGGLPVMSDDEREVGDMVAAAQGCLLNMGTVSEEGEATMIEAGESANENGVPVVLDPVGVGATPTRDRVAERLASELDVAAIKGNYGEITALTGEDADVRGVESVGEYSDIATTAIACAQQYDTVVVASGETDVVATDQGAYEITAGHPDMGTVVGTGCMLGASVATFAGAIEDAEEATLAATVAFGLAGEAAASGAFGDVHGPGSYNVAFKDAVAGLRDAEYEPAAERVKQVLSADT
- a CDS encoding SDR family oxidoreductase, coding for MGTDTDGPMTDADTDPVALVTGASRGIGAATASRLAEEGYDLVLAARTESDLREVAERVSDDSGVETRVVPTDVTDPDAVQSLVDVTLERFDRLDVAVVNAGTGERRNRPIDEIPLEEYRAVRSTNVDGTFYTARAALDPLRESAGTLVFVGSFKAKYPSTSTPVYAASKWWLRGFAHSLAGRVGPDGVAVTLVNPSGVPTEFARERRERTNAERLDPDEEITAEDVADAIVTAARQDAPAAVTELDLFRRDIYERF
- a CDS encoding DNA-methyltransferase; protein product: METRHRIVVGDSRELSELDDDSVELVVTSPPYPMVEMWDDLFAELRPGIGERLDAGDGQGAFEAMHDVLDDVWTELQRVLVEGGIACINVGDATRKVDDSFRVYPNHSRIVSAFEALGFEPLPELLWRKPVNSGTKFMGSGMVPPNAYVTLEHEYVLVFRNGVESRSFEPGADRRYEAAYFWEERNQWFSDVWTDVAGRGQALDDDELRDRSAAYPFEIPYRLISMYSVYGDTVLDPFWGTGTTSLAAMVAGRNSVGYELDREFIRLFDEQIGRVPELSESIGRERLDAHRQFVVDRRDEGGSFEYESDQYEFPVMTKQEQKLRLYRVTDVAESDGTYRAAHHPLDDRA
- a CDS encoding ABC transporter permease is translated as MELGLVAGVIGLGIVHGVLPDHGWPIAATYALDKRRKWLHGVAAGLILGTGHLVSSVALVLAYFWVSRFAEFAEGPWMGVVAGCLLILLGVNEYVNGGHGDGHIHDGDHDHEEHESHHEEHHHDGDHDHHHPAHHDHEEAAGILGRLRSYLPGGGGHQHLDETHAEQGLFTLGSTALLLGFAHEEPIQILAICAGTTFCLELMLIYSLAVIVAILAPTLLLIAGYEHYRETVERYTPYLPTITAIVLVAMGLAFVFGFV